The following proteins are encoded in a genomic region of Takifugu rubripes chromosome 9, fTakRub1.2, whole genome shotgun sequence:
- the LOC101074123 gene encoding zinc finger protein aebp2-like isoform X3, translated as MAAAETEELLPLCGENNAPSAEANRGDGEQKETGPETDEQPCSVETKMEADEDKPAPEADKATAEAATDAGAAAEETAVPQEPESKPETRESPAEVSDELAGDNAAKETKETKEESGEDSRSSGLDCEKSKSLGEDGEKPGGGGGGELGDKRRPSVEMSSSDGEPLSRMDSEDSISSTLMEMESTVSSGRSTPAMMNGQSSSASSGAKTVAYPCCWDLCLQYFSCSPDLAEHIRSIHVDGQRGGVFVCLWKGCKVYNTPSTSQSWLQRHMLTHSGDKPFKCVVGGCNASFASQGGLARHVPSHFSQQNSSKMSSQAKLKEESPSKAGLNKRKKLKNKRRCSLPRPHDFFDAQTMDAIRHRAICLNLSTHIESVGNGHSVVFHSTVLAKRKEGSGKVKVLLHWTPEDILPDVWVNETERSQLKTKVVHLSQLPQDTAMLLDPNIYRL; from the exons ATGGCTGCTGCGGAGACCGAAGAACTCCTCCCCCTGTGCGGCGAAAACAATGCCCCGTCCGCCGAGGCGAACCGGGGCGACGGCGAGCAGAAAGAAACGGGACCGGAAACGGACGAACAACCTTGCAGCGTAGAAACGAAAATGGAAGCCGATGAAGACAAGCCTGCTCCGGAGGCGGACAAGGCCACGGCTGAGGCGGCGACGGATGCCGGCGCTGCTGCGGAGGAGACGGCGGTTCCCCAAGAACCGGAGTCCAAGCCAGAGACCCGGGAGAGCCCGGCTGAGGTTAGCGACGAGCTGGCTGGCGATAATGCTGCGAAAGAGACGAAAGAAACGAAAGAGGAGTCAGGGGAGGACAGCCGGAGCTCCGGGTTAGACTGCGAGAAGAGCAAATCTTTAGGTGAGGATGGCGAGAAgccaggcggaggaggaggcggcgagcTGGGCGACAAGAGGCGGCCGAGTGTCGAGATGTCATCGTCGGATGGTGAACCGCTGAGCCGGATGGACTCCGAGGACAG TATCAGCAGCACcctgatggagatggagagcaCGGTGTCCAGCGGCCGCTCCACCCCCGCCATGATGAACGGTCAGAGTAGCTCTGCCTCCTCCGGAGCCAAGACGGTGGCGTACCCGTGCTGCTGGGACCTCTGTCTGCAGTACTTCAGCTGCAGCCCTGACCTGGCAGAGCACATCCGCAGCATTCACGTGGACGGTCAGCGAGGAGGG gtgtttgtgtgcttgtgGAAGGGATGTAAAGTGTATAACACCCCCTCCACCAGCCAGAGCTGGCTCCAGAGACACATGTTGACCCACAGTGGAGACAAGCCGTTCAAG TGTGTGGTCGGCGGCTGCAACGCCAGCTTTGCATCCCAGGGAGGCTTAGCCCGGCACGTCCCCAGCCACTTCAGCCAGCAGAACTCCTCTAAAATGTCCAGCCAGGCCAAACTGAAGGAGGAGTCTCCCTCCAAAGCTGGActcaacaagaggaagaaaCTCAAGAACAAACGAAGGTGCTCCCTAC CGAGGCCTCACGACTTCTTTGATGCCCAAACCATGGACGCCATTCGCCACAGAGCCATCTGCCTCAACCTCTCCACCCACATCGAGAGTGTGGGCAACGGCCACAGTGTGGTCTTCCACAGCACG gtGCTAGCCAAGAGGAAAGAAGGATCTGGCAAAGTTAAGGTCCTCCTTCACTGGACGCCTGAAGACAT
- the LOC101074123 gene encoding zinc finger protein aebp2-like isoform X4: MAAAETEELLPLCGENNAPSAEANRGDGEQKETGPETDEQPCSVETKMEADEDKPAPEADKATAEAATDAGAAAEETAVPQEPESKPETRESPAEVSDELAGDNAAKETKETKEESGEDSRSSGLDCEKSKSLGEDGEKPGGGGGGELGDKRRPSVEMSSSDGEPLSRMDSEDSISSTLMEMESTVSSGRSTPAMMNGQSSSASSGAKTVAYPCCWDLCLQYFSCSPDLAEHIRSIHVDGQRGGVFVCLWKGCKVYNTPSTSQSWLQRHMLTHSGDKPFKCVVGGCNASFASQGGLARHVPSHFSQQNSSKMSSQAKLKEESPSKAGLNKRKKLKNKRRCSLPRPHDFFDAQTMDAIRHRAICLNLSTHIESVGNGHSVVFHSTVLAKRKEGSGKVKVLLHWTPEDIGTTCSLGRRLRWMDPWTDGRTGSLICYRSLDRCWICLL, from the exons ATGGCTGCTGCGGAGACCGAAGAACTCCTCCCCCTGTGCGGCGAAAACAATGCCCCGTCCGCCGAGGCGAACCGGGGCGACGGCGAGCAGAAAGAAACGGGACCGGAAACGGACGAACAACCTTGCAGCGTAGAAACGAAAATGGAAGCCGATGAAGACAAGCCTGCTCCGGAGGCGGACAAGGCCACGGCTGAGGCGGCGACGGATGCCGGCGCTGCTGCGGAGGAGACGGCGGTTCCCCAAGAACCGGAGTCCAAGCCAGAGACCCGGGAGAGCCCGGCTGAGGTTAGCGACGAGCTGGCTGGCGATAATGCTGCGAAAGAGACGAAAGAAACGAAAGAGGAGTCAGGGGAGGACAGCCGGAGCTCCGGGTTAGACTGCGAGAAGAGCAAATCTTTAGGTGAGGATGGCGAGAAgccaggcggaggaggaggcggcgagcTGGGCGACAAGAGGCGGCCGAGTGTCGAGATGTCATCGTCGGATGGTGAACCGCTGAGCCGGATGGACTCCGAGGACAG TATCAGCAGCACcctgatggagatggagagcaCGGTGTCCAGCGGCCGCTCCACCCCCGCCATGATGAACGGTCAGAGTAGCTCTGCCTCCTCCGGAGCCAAGACGGTGGCGTACCCGTGCTGCTGGGACCTCTGTCTGCAGTACTTCAGCTGCAGCCCTGACCTGGCAGAGCACATCCGCAGCATTCACGTGGACGGTCAGCGAGGAGGG gtgtttgtgtgcttgtgGAAGGGATGTAAAGTGTATAACACCCCCTCCACCAGCCAGAGCTGGCTCCAGAGACACATGTTGACCCACAGTGGAGACAAGCCGTTCAAG TGTGTGGTCGGCGGCTGCAACGCCAGCTTTGCATCCCAGGGAGGCTTAGCCCGGCACGTCCCCAGCCACTTCAGCCAGCAGAACTCCTCTAAAATGTCCAGCCAGGCCAAACTGAAGGAGGAGTCTCCCTCCAAAGCTGGActcaacaagaggaagaaaCTCAAGAACAAACGAAGGTGCTCCCTAC CGAGGCCTCACGACTTCTTTGATGCCCAAACCATGGACGCCATTCGCCACAGAGCCATCTGCCTCAACCTCTCCACCCACATCGAGAGTGTGGGCAACGGCCACAGTGTGGTCTTCCACAGCACG gtGCTAGCCAAGAGGAAAGAAGGATCTGGCAAAGTTAAGGTCCTCCTTCACTGGACGCCTGAAGACAT